The DNA region TCATCGATCTGGGTTTGGTCGATAACCTGAGAGAGGTCGCTTTTGGTGTCGTTTATCAGCGGTGGCGCTGCGGTGACGCTGACTTCGGCAGAGGCTCCAGCCACTTGCAGTGTCGCCATGAAGTCGAGGTTCTGTCCGACCTGAAGGGTGAAGTCTTTTGCTTCCCAGGTCCTGAACCCCTGCAAGCTGACGGCCAGGCTATAACCGCCGGCGGGTACGAGCGCCGGGATTGTGAATATGCCGGCTTCCGTACTCAGCGTCGTTCGCTGCACACCCCTGGCCTGATTGGTTACCGTAACCATCGCGCCAGGTATGACGGCTCCTGTGCCATCGTGCACTGTACCGGATATAGCGGCGAGTCCCGCCTCCACCTGAGCGAATGCTCCAGCGGAAAACGCCAGAATCAATGACACCAATACCAGTGTTCGTTTCATACAGATTCCTCCTATCGGGAGAGAAAGGTCCATCCAAGCATTCGTCGCCAATGGCTCAAGATAATACACGGCCGGATCGGGCCGAAAATGTAAATTGCTGGTGACAAAACCTGCGGCATGCAAGCGCGATAGCGCTAATCGCAGTTTTCTTCAAGACGAACGAGGTCTTCGTAAGACTCCCGCCGGCGAATGACTCGATAGGTCTCGCCCTTGACGAGAACCTCCGCGGCCCGCGGCCGCGAATTGTAATTTGAGGAAAGGCTGAAACTGTACGCGCCTGCGCTCATGACGGCGAGCAATTCCCCAGGCTGGAGCACAGCGATCTCTCTGTCCTTTGCGATGAAGTCGGCGGACTCGCACACCGGTCCGACGACATCGACAGTTTCTTGAGGTGACTCTTTCGAGCGGGTCTGTACCGGCCAGAGTTGGTGATGCGAACCGTACAGTGCGGGCCGGATCAGGTCGTTCATGCCCGCATCGATGACCAGAAACTTTTTAGCACCCTGATTTTTTTTAAGCAATACTCGCGTCAGCAATACTCCGGCGTTCCCAACGATCACACGTCCCGGCTCCAGAACGATCGTGAGGCCGAGATCCCAAGCCGCTTTCGCAACCGCGGCGCCGTATGCCGCAGGTGATGGCGGCTCCTCGCTGTTATAAGAGATTCCCAGCCCGCCGCCGAAATCGAGGTACTTGAGCGTGAGGCCTTCCCCCTTCAATTCGAGGATAAATTCGCGAAGGCTCGCCAGGGCTTCCTCGAACGGCCCCATTTGGGTGATCTGTGAGCCGAGGTGGCATTGGACTCCGACAATTTCGATGTTCGGAAGTTGCCGCGCACTCCGATACAATTCCCGCGCCTGAGGCAGACTGACGCCGAACTTGTGCTTCTGCATTCCGGTCGAAATATACGGGTGCGTTTTGGGATCGACGTCGGGATTGGCGCGGATCGACACCCGCGCCCGCCTTCCGGTATCGCGCGCGATGGTGTGGATCAGTTCGAGTTCCGCGCTGGATTCGACATTAAAGAAAAGGATTCCGGCATCGAGCGCGTAGCGGATTTCATCCGCTGTTTTACCGACTCCCGCAAAAATGGTTTTCGAGGCGGAACCTCCGGCGCGCAGGACTCTGAACAGTTCGCCGCCCGAGACGATATCGAATCCCGTTCCCCATTCTGCGAATGACCGGAGCAGGTTGATGTTGGAATTGGCTTTTACCGCGTAGCAAATCAGGTGCGGTACGGATTGGAAGGCTTCGTCGAAGACGCGGACGTGCCGGCGCAGGGTTGCTTCGCTATAAATGTAGGTAGGAGTACCAACCTCTCGCGCGATTTTTTCGAGCGGGGTTCCTTCGCAGTAGAGTTCGTCCCCCCGATACTCGAAGTAGTGCATGAAGAATTATAGCCGCAGATGGCGCGGATAACGCAGATCTGCGTTATCCGCGCCATCTGCGGCCTAATTCTGTTTCGTGCGGGAAGCGATCAAGGCCTTCTTCTGAGCGTCGGTCAGGACCTTGACGACCTTGCCCATCGTGGCTTTGTCGATGTCGGCGAGCTTTGCAGGATCGGGATGTCCTTGCGACTCCTTCATGAGCTGTGTGCGCTGCTGCGCGTCATCACTATAGAAGGTTTGGATCTGCGGTTCCTGTTCGGAACTGAGAGGAGCGCCCGCCTCTTCCATCGTGACTTTGAGCGCCCCGAACCCGCCGGCTTTCTTGAGTTCGGTGTTGAGGTATTTTTTCAATGCGGCCTGATGTTCGGAATTTAGAGCGGCCGTTGTTTTGGCCAGCATCTCGTCGTTGATCTTCTTGAACTGTTCCGCTGCGGGACCGTTTTGCAGCGCCGCAAGGCTGTTCGCATCGGGGGCGCCGCCTCGGCCGCGGCCGTTACGCCGTCCACCGCCCTGGGGCTGCGCCGGAGGCTGGCCGGCAAACTTCGTCTGCAGATCACGGAGTTGCTGGACCTCGGCTTCGACAATCGGGCGTAAAGCCTTTTCCTCGTCGGGCGTCAGCGTAATACTCGCCTTCGACAGCAGGAACGCTTTTACCGGTTCCAGCGGATTGACGGGATCGATTCTGGTAAACACCTGATTGCCGCCGCCGCCCGCCACGCCGCCGCCACCACCCCCGCCCTCGTCCTGGGCAAACGCCGGCATTGCCAGCAACAAACCGAGAAATAACCAAAATGCTTTCTTCATAAGCTGCTCCCTGGAATTGAACCGATACTCGTCTCTATGACGTGCGGCTAGTTGGACTTGGCTCCGTGGTCCGAGCCCGAATCGCGGTCTTTATTATTGCCGTTCGAATTCTTATTTAAATCGCGATTTTTGCGCCGTTTCTCGAGAAAATCATCGTATTTCTTCCGCTGCTCATTATCGAGCACGGCGCGGATTTTTACGCGGGATGCTTCTTGAATGGCCTCGAAGCGGGGTTGGGTTTCTTTGCGCAGGTCCTGGAAGGAGTGAATGGTTTCTTCGCCGATTTTGTGCATTTGTTCGCGCTGATCCTGGTTCAAGCCGAGATAATCGTAAAACTTGTTGATATCCCGGCGCGCGCCTTGATTTCGATCGGGTGTGATTGGGGCTGGCGCACTGACCATCCGCGTGGTGTACAGATTGGCGCCGAGCACGCCGGCGCCGATACCCAGGAGGAAAATGGCGAAGACCAGCGTCTTCGCCTTGCCGGACGCTCCAATCACTGCTGGTCCTCCGGGGCGATCAACTGCTCCAGCACGTCCTGACGGCTGGGCACGTCCGTACCGTTGTACAAAAAGCTCTCTGCGGGATTCTGTTCCGACTCCAGGAACGATTCAACCATCCCACGTTGCGGCAATTGAGGGATGAGAGTCTCAACGGCAATAAAGCACAGCAGGAGCATGAGAGCGACTGCCAGGACAGGCCGCGTCGCCTTCGAAATGACATCCCATATTCCGGCTTCCTGATACTTGCCCTCGTTCATGCGCGCCATCACGCGCTGAGTGAAGTACGGACCCGGTTCAAAAACCCGGTTTCGTTCTGCGTCAAAAAAATCTTCCAGTCGATTCATTTGCTATGTCCTTCGGGCCCGCCCAACATGGTCTGGAGTTTCTTCCGTGCTCGAAACAACCGGACTTTAACGTTGGTCTGCGTGAGGCCCATGGTTTTAGCGATTTCCTCTACCGACATCTCTTCGACTTCCTTAAGCATCAGCGGAACCCGCAATTTCGGATCCAGCCGCTGCAACGCCAATCGCGCTTTCCCCATGGAATCCGGTTCCTGGGGAGCCACGGATTGCCGCCCGGCGATCTCAGGTCCATAGGTCTCCAACGCTACATTTCGCCGCCGTGTTTTACGCAGCTCATCATAGCAGGTATTGACCGTCACCCGAGCCAGCCACCCCGGAAAATTCTCGTCCGGGTGAACCTGATCGATTCTCGCAAACAGTTTCAGGAAAACATCTTGCGCGATATCCTCGACATCCTCGCGAGTCCTGAAAAACCGGCTGACGAGACGGAATACCATCGAGGAAAACTGGTTCACGATGGCTTCGTGAGCTGATCTGTCGCCCGCCTGAGCGCGAACAATTAGCTCTCGATCGAATTCCATAATTCCATACGCCATGTGGAAAGACAGGGTTACAGCTTTTTTTCGAGCATTTTCTGGGACAAAAAAAGCTGCTCGGACAGCGGGTTAGCATCGCATGCGCGAGGCTTGTTTGCCAACAATTTACATCGAAAGCGGACTCAGCCGGTACCCTTTGACTTTTTTTTACAAAGATCGCCTCTGGGGCTACCCGAGTACCCCTTTTCAGCATAAATTACATTGATCCGCCCCCACGCTGGGCGTACTGTGTGACGTCTGGCACGCAGGCCTGCCATCCCAAAGGCCCGTAAGTGGTTCAGAAGATTTGTCAGTACAGCATCCCTGGGAGGATCAATTTCAT from Terriglobia bacterium includes:
- a CDS encoding RNA polymerase sigma factor yields the protein MEFDRELIVRAQAGDRSAHEAIVNQFSSMVFRLVSRFFRTREDVEDIAQDVFLKLFARIDQVHPDENFPGWLARVTVNTCYDELRKTRRRNVALETYGPEIAGRQSVAPQEPDSMGKARLALQRLDPKLRVPLMLKEVEEMSVEEIAKTMGLTQTNVKVRLFRARKKLQTMLGGPEGHSK
- the lysA gene encoding diaminopimelate decarboxylase; its protein translation is MHYFEYRGDELYCEGTPLEKIAREVGTPTYIYSEATLRRHVRVFDEAFQSVPHLICYAVKANSNINLLRSFAEWGTGFDIVSGGELFRVLRAGGSASKTIFAGVGKTADEIRYALDAGILFFNVESSAELELIHTIARDTGRRARVSIRANPDVDPKTHPYISTGMQKHKFGVSLPQARELYRSARQLPNIEIVGVQCHLGSQITQMGPFEEALASLREFILELKGEGLTLKYLDFGGGLGISYNSEEPPSPAAYGAAVAKAAWDLGLTIVLEPGRVIVGNAGVLLTRVLLKKNQGAKKFLVIDAGMNDLIRPALYGSHHQLWPVQTRSKESPQETVDVVGPVCESADFIAKDREIAVLQPGELLAVMSAGAYSFSLSSNYNSRPRAAEVLVKGETYRVIRRRESYEDLVRLEENCD